TACTCCACTTACTACATAATTTCTCTCatgacaattgaaaaaaatattaaaactatCATATAattgcacatttttaaaaattatgggATAGGCCAAACTTAGTActacttcttttttttggcttttaatccttaaaaaatgtagaaatttTATGCTTAAATGGTTAATGCATTCCTTTCTTTCAACTCAAATAATAGTCTTTTTCCACGACtttaactttaattatatatttttatcaaattaattaaatacttaaaaaaatactcgcatggtaattttttcatacaatGACTATATATTACACTATTGAATTCATAATTCAcagtttataatttaaattaatttataatataaccCATATACATTACCGTGGCAAGTTTTCATTGGATGAGCATCTACACACCGTAAACTTCATCCCATCTAATTGTTGCTCAGTATTTCTTCTGCAAAACCCTAGAGAAATTtcccaatttcaatttcagaaACTTCTTCTACTCATAATGTACCGATCAGAGGTTACCACCGATGAATCAGAGCGGACAGCTTTCCGGAAAGCTgaaaagaaatacaaaatcTATTACGATAACACCAAAAAGTAtgaattcttaatttttagttaatttgctATGTATCTTAATTCGATTCTGTGAATTATCTGAGAATTTTCTGCTTCGAGTGTAGTTTGATTCGTTTATTTATTGGCATTAGGAAAAAGGTAACGAGACCTGTGGATTTATCAGAGGTCATAGATTTCAAGTCAATTTTAGACGACTATAATTGCAACATTGAGCTTAACGATGGAGTTTCGGTGTTAAATCGTGATTTTGATCGACCTATTTTCTGCTTGGAAAGCCGCCCAGGTATGCTGGCATTTGGTACATGACTTATGAAAGCTTTCCGgtttatatatttctaaaaagcTCTGATTTTGGTTTCAATTAtaggtttttattttattcctgGCGCCTTGAGTATTGAAGAGCAGCGGCAATGGATAAGGGAGAGTTTGGCCAGCTTTCCTCAACCGCCAAATCGAACAAACCACAATGCAATTTATGGCCCTATAGAGGATTTGTTTGTGTCTGCTAAAGAGCGGAGGGTATTGGTGGAAGTAGAAAGACTTCAGGATGATGTTTGTTCTGAGGTTAATGCCTTGCAGAGTGATGTGTGTGCTCCCCGGTACAAGTTTGTCGAGGAACATGGTGAATTGCGTAGTAAAGATGCGTGCAAATCAGTGCCTGCTTCTGTTTTGCTGCGTAAGTTAAGATGGAGTACTCTTGGCTTGCAATTTGACTGGTCCAAGGTCTTGCTAGAATCCTCTTTTCGATAGTTTTCTCGATTGCTATTGAGTTGTGTGGCTGTGTTGGCTTTATATACCTCTAGAAGATGTTGCCCCTTTTTGCTGTTTAAATCATATGGACAAGGTTTTAGCTTGCAAATTCCGTgctgaatattatatatatacatgtgttATATATCAACTTTGATGTACATCTCCGATTGTATTATCAAACTCGGGGTTAACTCTTGAGCTTCACTAATGGGTTCTGGTCTACCTAATGAAATGTTGAATACGAGTAACCTATTCTCTAGAAAGTCAATGGATTTAAATCTGGCTAATGATGAATAAGCACACATTTCTCTTTGTCcgtttgtttttattttcccaATATTGTTGGTGTTTGTGATCCTATTATGTTGTAGTGTTGATTATGAATCCACACTTTAGTCCATTCTGGATTATTTGGAGCTCATGAAGTAACTCCTATGATGTGTAGCGGAGCTATAACATTTCTCTACCTCATAAGAAGATTCCCGATGCATTGTGCCAGTTGGCGAAACGAATGGCAGCTCCTGCCATGCCCTGTGGTGAAGAATTCCTACCCGAAGCTGCTATCGTGAACTATTTTGGTTCGGGTATGTTCTATACTTATTGGTTTCAATGACAGTGCTAATGTTTAAATCTgttgttatttatttgtttaatccCTTTGAACTTAACAACTCTTCCTTACCCCATGGtgctattttattctctcagGCGATATGCTTGGTGGGCACCTTGATGACATGGAAAAAGACTGGAGCAAGCCGATTGTAAGCATGAGGTATCTTTCTATCACTTGTTCGGTCTAAAGTAAGTTCTCCTGCTATATAGCATAACCTGAATTCTAACTTTAGAACAATGTTCTTCACAAATTAGCTTGGGCTGCAAAGCTATATTCCTTCTTGGGGGAAAATCAAGGGAAGATACACCAATTGCAATGTTCCTCCGAAGTGGTGATGCCGTTCTTATGGCTGGAGAAGCTAGGGAATGCTTCCATGGTAATACTAGTTCCCattcttcttttcttattGCAGTTGTAACTTGGTTACTCCACTGATGAGTATGTATACTGTTTCTATGGCACTTCTCTGAACTAGAGTTGATTGAGTAACGTTGATGTCGCCTGACAAACTGACTGACtaaatttcttgtttttccgACATCAGGTGTTCCTCGTATATTTACCGATGCAGAAAATGCTGACATATCCCATCTTGAAAGCCAGTTTACACAAGAAGATGGTCATGCATATCTGGATTACATTAGGACTTCAAGAATCAACATCAATATCAGACAAGTTTTCTAATTGATGTATCTTTCCATATCCCATCTTGAAAGCCAGTTTACACAAGTAGATGGTGTATCTTTCCATTGAGTGTTGTTACTTCTCTACCTTATTTATGGGCagatttttggaatttttgtaTAACTTAGTTTATTTGGGTTAATATAAGATATAGTGGAACATCAATCGTCAACTGCTTATTAGCTATAGTCTTgctttttctttgttggaaAAGAACCTTTAAAATGCAAATAGATTGTCAAAATAAGACTAAAATAACTGATATTCATTGGAAAGTTATTAGGCAGTAAAGATTAGATTGGATTAGgtaaatgtaaaagaaaatgttctACTAAAACAAGATAAATGTTCTACTAAATGTTTAAAGAAATAACACAAgataaatgttaaaaaaataaaacaagtataagattcaaaaaataaataatctttGTTGAGAGTGGGATTTGAACCCACGCCCTTTCGGACCAGAACCTTAATCTGGCGCCTTAGACCAACTC
The genomic region above belongs to Salvia hispanica cultivar TCC Black 2014 chromosome 3, UniMelb_Shisp_WGS_1.0, whole genome shotgun sequence and contains:
- the LOC125212080 gene encoding alpha-ketoglutarate-dependent dioxygenase alkB gives rise to the protein MYRSEVTTDESERTAFRKAEKKYKIYYDNTKKKKVTRPVDLSEVIDFKSILDDYNCNIELNDGVSVLNRDFDRPIFCLESRPGFYFIPGALSIEEQRQWIRESLASFPQPPNRTNHNAIYGPIEDLFVSAKERRVLVEVERLQDDVCSEVNALQSDVCAPRYKFVEEHGELRSKDACKSVPASVLLRKLRWSTLGLQFDWSKRSYNISLPHKKIPDALCQLAKRMAAPAMPCGEEFLPEAAIVNYFGSGDMLGGHLDDMEKDWSKPIVSMSLGCKAIFLLGGKSREDTPIAMFLRSGDAVLMAGEARECFHGVPRIFTDAENADISHLESQFTQEDGHAYLDYIRTSRININIRQVF